The genomic region TTAAGGTCATTAATGAATCAATGCCGGCCGTATATGCTTTAATAGTTGGTGCTGGCCCAAAACAATCTGAAATTCAAGAGCTTATAAAAGCACTTGATCTCGAAGGAAAAATTATTCTTCCGGGATTACAAACTAATACCGTTGCCTATCTATCTGCTATGGATATATTCATGATGAGTTCCCAGTTTGAGGGATTGCCCATAGCCTTACTGGAGGCCATGAGTATTGGTTGCGCTATTGTTTCAACCAAAGCCGGGGGAGTGGTGGAAGTCATAGAACATAACAAAAATGGACTATTGAGTGAGGTTGGAGATTCAAAAATGCTTGCAGAGAATTGTACTAAAATATTAAATAATACTTCTTTAAGGAAGATGCTACAAGCAGCAGCGCGAGAAAGAGTAGTAGATGCCTTTAGCCTGGAAAATATGGTAGATGAATTAGAGAGGTGCTATATGGAGCTAGCACCAAAAAATTAATAGTTGGTAAAATTTCGCATATCTATTGATTCTCGATATGAAAAGCTTATTATTTACTGGCTTTATGAATCTCTTAAATTTTTTTTAAAAACCTATAGGTAAGTTTAAGACTCCAGTTCATATCAGGTTTCTTTTTAAAACTGTATTTGAAATTCTAATATTCAAGTGAAATTATAATATAGAAATTGTTACTTATGGAAATTCGGGAAGCTGATGAATATGATATTCCTAAAATTGTCAAGGTTTTAAAAGCCAGCTTGGGAGAAGATCAACTAGAACTTTCAGAAAAAGTATGGAAATACAAGCATCTAGAGAATCCATTTGGAAAATCTATTGTTTTAATTGCTGATGAAAATAAAGAAACTATAGGAGTTCGTGCATTTATGCGTTGGGAATGGCAATTCGGGAAAGAAAAATTTCAAGCATTGAGAGCGGTAGATACTGCTACTCATCCAAGCCATCAAGGGAAGGGAGTTTTTAAAAAATTAACTTTGAAAGCTGTTGAAAACTCAAAAGCAAATGATTATCATTTTATATTTAATACTCCAAATGAGCAAAGCCGGCCGGGCTATTTAAAAATGGGATGGAAGGAGGTTGGTAAAATACATGTAGGAATAAAGCCTTCTTTCTCATTTTTGAAATTTAAAAATACTGGCAAATCTTATGAAATTAGAAAAAATATTACCAATGAGCATTTAGATAGCTTATGTAGAGAATGGAATAATAAATTAGCAGCTAAACCTGGTTTATTTACTCCTAAATCTGCTGAGATGCTTAGGTGGCGTTATGAAGAAAACCCACTACAGTCTTATGAAGTTCTCGCTGATAACGGGTATTATTTAGCTGCTTATGTGAAAAAAAGAGGTAGTTTTAAGGAATTCAGGGTAGCGGAGTATATTTATGATGAAAAATTATTGAGTAAAAAGGAACTAAAAACAATTATAGATAGATTGGTAAGTAATTTTAGCTGCCAGATGGTTAGTTTTTCCCCAAATTTATTGAAAATGTCTGGTAAAAAAGGGCATTTTGGACCAGTATTAACCCTTAATACTCTCAATGTAGAAGATATCCAAAATGAGGAATTTTTAAAACTTACTAATTGGAATAATAGCCTGGGAGACTTAGAATTATTTTGATATGCTAGGAGTTCTCTTCTTAATAATACTATTTTTCGCTATAAATCAGGTGATATTTAATATTTACCAGAAAAGGCATAGATTCTTGGATAAGAAGAAAATGAATCTTCTTTATTTTTATCATCTAATCTTTTTTGGCGTTTACCTATGGTATGCTTACAATAATCCTTCCGATTCAAAAGGATATTATGCCAATGTTAATATTCATAATGGATCTTGGTTTGAATTGTTTGGAACTGATACCGATTTTATTGATTTTTTAGCTTATCCTCTCAATTCCATCGGTTTTAGCTATGAGATGCAAATGCTGTCTTTCGCTTGGTTAGGGTATTTAGGTTTCTTCTATGCCTATCTATTCTTTAGGGAAAAAATACCAATCAAAATAAAAGCTTTTAAATCTATCGATCTTTTAACGCTTATACTGTTTTTGCCAAACATGCATTTCTGGACTGCTTCATTAGGTAAAGGTTCTACTATCTTTTTTGGATTAATGATGTTTACTTATGGAATAGTAAAACCGGGATCCAGGATATTTTTACTCATTTTGAGCTCGTTCATTATATATCACATTAGACCACATGTTTTTATGTTTGTTGCTGTGGGAGCAGTAGCCGGATATATGAGTGGAAAAGAGCAGATCCCTTTTTGGCAGAAGGCCTCTGTTTTTGTAGTATTAATTGGAACATTACTTTTAGTACAGGATCAAATTTTAGCTGTAATGGGTTTACAGGGTTCTGAAAATTTAATCGAAGATTTCCAGGCACAATCTGAAGAACGTTCAGAAGATTTGAGTGACGCCGGCTCTGGGGTGGATATGTCTTCTTACCCACTTCCACTCAAATTATTCACATTTTGGTTCAGACCTTTATTTATCGATGCGCCTAATGCATTGGGTCTGATAGTTTCAGTAGAAAATTTAATCTATCTTTTACTTTTTTTTAAAATTCTAAAAAAGGATTTTATCAAGTTCATTAAGAAGTCTCCGGCAGTGGTTAAGATGAGTTTCGTAATATTTTTTATGACCTCTTTCGCAATGACTTTCGTCATGTCTAATTTGGGGATTATTATGCGGCAGAAGTCTATGGTAATGTATTATATTTTCTTTGTTATTTATTACTACCTGGCACAGAAAAAATATGAAAAGTTCATGAAGTTGAAACGTTTGAAAGAGAAAAGGAAAAACTCAAATTTGACACCAGTTTAAGATGCTAGCGAGCAAGCAAATCTTCTTAATCAATGAAATTTAGATTTAATCTAGTATTTCTTTTACTCTTATTTTAGCCGATCTTGTATTAATATTAAATAGAGCTATTTTCATTTAATAATATTTACGACTTTCTAACATTTACAATTTATAGCTAAATGATTTTAGGAAAAAATTTTAAATAACTATGGGAAATGGATCTTTAGTAATTTCTTTAGATTTTGAATTATTATGGGGTGTCTTTGATAAAGTTAATTGGATGGAAAAAAAGGAGTATTTCCTTAATACCCGCAAAATTATACCTGAAATTCTCAAACTATTTGAAGATTATAATATTGCCTGCACCTGGGCAACTGTTGGCATGCTTTTTAATCAAAATTGGGAAGAATGGAATGCTAATATGCCTGAGGTATTACCAAATTATAAGAATCGGGCTCTTTCTGCATATAGTTATGGCAAGAAAATTCAATCTGAAGAAAACGAGGTATTGTGTTTCGCGCCAGATATTATAAAAAGTATTGTAAATACCCCCAGACAGGAAGTAGCCACCCATACCTATTCTCATTACTATTGCCTTGAACATGCCCAGACTATTCATAGTTTTGAGACCGATCTTCAACAGTGTGTAGACATGGCAATACTATGTGGTGTGAATTTAACATCACTTGTTTTTCCCCGAAATCAATTTAATAAAGAATATTTGAAAGTTTGCAAAAATTTGGGAATTGATAATGTACGTTCTAATCCTACCGATTGGTATTGGAGGAGTACAAAAAACAACTCTATTCTAAATAAAATTTTTAGAACCGGTGATGCCTATGTAGGTCTTAATGATAAGTCCTACAAACAGCCTGAAGACCCTATTAATTTTAACCTACCAATATCTCAAAAAGCATCCAGATTTCTGAGACCTTATTCTACCAATAAAAGATTTAATGATTTAAAATTAAAAAGAATCAAAGGAGAAATGACTAAAGCTGCTCTCAACGGAGAAATTTATCATTTATGGTGGCATCCACATAATTTCGGGAATCACCCGGATGAAAGTCTGGAAGACCTGAAGCAGCTTCTAATTCATTTTGACAATTTGAGAAAAAAACATGGCTATTCATCACTAAATATGGATGATATAGGAAGGCTAGTCAAAAAATAAAATAAGAATAAGCTTTATACTTATATATTTGCAGATTTAAAAAATATCTATGTGCGGAATTAACGGCTTTATTACTAGGGGCCATGTCAGTGAAGAAGGTCTTAGAGAGCAGCTTGAGGGAATGAATAATAAAATTATCCATCGAGGACCAGACCAGGATGGGTTTTTTACTGAATCTAATTCGGATTATTCAGTGGCTATGGCTATGCGCAGACTATCGATTATTGATTTAGGTACGGGAGCTCAACCTATTTTCAGCAAGGATAAAAAAGCGCTCATTTTTTTTAACGGCGAGATTTATAATTACCGGGAATTAAAAGATGTTTTATTAGAAAAGAATCACGAGTTTAAAACAACTTCAGATACAGAAGTGATTTTGAAAGCCTATGAGGAATGGGGTACAGAAAGTTTCGGGATGTTGGATGGTATGTTTGCTTTTAGTATTTATGATAAATCTAAAAATAAAATATTTATAGCCAGAGATTTTTTTGGAGAAAAGCCATTGTATTATACCAAAACTGATAGCCAGCTAATTTGGGGATCAGAATTAAAATCGCTCGTTAAAGAATTATCCCAAAAGCCTCAGATTTCAAAAGAAGGCCTAAATCTTTATTTCAGGTTAACCTATATTCCTGCGCCATATTCAATTTATGAAGGAGTTCATAAGCTGGAGGCCAATCACTATATGGAGATAACGCTTGAAAATTTCCAAGCGAAAACTTTTCCTATTAAAGATGATAAGTTCCTTTCTATAGATCCTGAAATATCATTTAAAGAAGCGAAATCTAAAACACACGATCTGGTGCTTGAGAGTGTTAAAAGTAGATCTGTAGCCGATGTTCCTTTGGGAACTTTTCTTTCTGGAGGTGTGGACTCATCTGTGGTTTCTCTGGCTCTTTCTAAACAAGTCAAAGATAAGATAGATACTTTTTCGGTAGGTTTCGAGAAAAAATCCTTTGATGAAACAGATAAATCCCGTACCGTAGCTAAGTTGATCAATAGTAATCACCATGAATTTATCATTTCTGTAAATGACTTAAAGGGTAATTTAGATGAGATATTGCTCAATTTTGATGAACCATTTGCAGATTCTTCTTCACTTCCTACTTATCTGGTAGCAAACAAAACCAGACAACAAGTTAAAGTAGCTCTGACCGGAGATGGTGGAGATGAAATTTTTGGAGGATATAATAAGTACTATATTGGTAAGATGAACCAGAAATACTCATCGGTTGTACCAAAACCTATACATACTAAACTAAAAGCGGTAGCAAATACGGTGCTAAGTACAAAAGATGATAAGCGTGGAACTCGATTTAAATTGAGAAAATTGATGAATGCGATCAATTATGAAGGTGATTTCTATTATAATATAATTTCACTCGCTTTTCAGGAAGAAGATGTAGCGCAATTGCTCAAAGATAAATGGGTGAAATCAAAAGTCTTTCAACCTTACAAAAACACTATCAATAATAAAGCTGAGAAGCTAACAGATTTTCGTAATATCGATAGGATTTTAAGTCTGGAAGGGGATATGCTGGTTAAAGTAGATCGTACGAGTATGCTGACTTCTTTGGAGTCACGGGCTCCTTTTTTAAATAAAAAGCTTTGGAACTTTACTGCTCAGTTACCAGAAGGTTATTTGATGAAGGGATGGAATAAGAAATATATTTTGAAAGAAGCTTTTAAAGAGTATTTCCCGAAAGATTTTTTAAATAAATCTAAAAAAGGTTTTGGCGTACCCGTAGGAGATTGGCTTAGAGGGTATTTGAAACCTGAGTTAAAATCTTATATAGATAATCACTTCTTGGAAGAACAGAATTTATTCGAGAAAGAGTTTGTACGGAATCTAGTGGAAAATCACATTAGCGGAAAACAGGACAATACTTTTAGAGTGTGGGCTTTCTTTTGTTTTCAAAAGTGGTATAAAGTAACTTACTTGACTTTATAAGATGCAAAAGCTTGTTCGTGTCACCACTATACCATTGTCTCTGGAAAAACTTCTTGAAGGACAACTTACGTTCATGAGTCAGCATTACCAGGTTATAGCCGTTGCTGCAGATGAAAAGAGACTCGAAAAATATGGAGTTGATAATAATGTAGAAACCTACGCTGTAGAATTGACTAGAGCAATAACTCCTATTGCTGACCTTAAAGCTGTATTTAAACTCACTAGTTATTTACGCAAAGAAAAACCTTTGATTATTCATAGTCATACTCCTAAAGCAGGTATCATTAGTATGCTAGCTGGTTGGCTCGCAGGTGTTCCAATAAGGCTACATACAGTTGCAGGTTTACCATTGCTAGAAGTAAAGGGTTTCAAAAGAAGAATTTTAGACTTTGTAGAGAAGCTTACTTATAAGCTAGCTCATAAAGTATTTCCAAATTCTTTTGAATTAAAGAAAATCATTCTTGATTTAAATTATGCAAATGAATCTAAATTGAAGGTGTTAGGGAATGGAAGCTCAAATGGGATAGATACGACGTATTTTGATCCTCAACGATTTACAGAAGACTTCAAATCAGATTTAAGGTCAAAATTTGGTATTCCACAGGAAGATATTGTTTTTGTCTTTGTAGGGAGATTGGTGAAAGAGAAGGGTATTGAAGAACTTGTGCGTGCTTTCAATGAACTTAGAGTTAGTTCACCGAAATGTAGTTTGCTGCTAATTGGCCCCTATGAGCAGGATCTGGACCCAATTTCCGAAGAAATAATTCAGGAAATTGAAAAAAATCCGAAAATCATAACTACTGGTTACGAGCTGGATGTTCGACCATATTTTGCAATTGCAAATATTCTAACTTTTCCATCGTATCGAGAAGGTTTTCCAAATGTAGTTTTACAGGCGGGAGCCATGTCATTACCAGCAATCGTTTCTAATATTAATGGTTGTAATGAAATCATCCAGAATGGTGAGAACGGAATTATCATACCGGTAAAGTCGGAAGAAGCGCTGAAGGTTGCTATGAAAAAATTAGTCGATGATATAGATTTAAGAAGTCAGCTAACATTAAATGCTCGGCAAGTAATTCAAAAAAAATATGAGAGAGAGTACTTTTGGCAAATTCTGTTAAAAGAATACAAAGAGTTAGAAAGCTCTCTGAAACATGATTAAATTCGCGCCCTAGCTGAAGTATGTCTGAATTAACTGAATGTATAGAAATTTAATTAAACCAATCTTTGATTTTTTAGCTGCTGTTATAGCGCTGGTACTTCTAAGTCCGGTTTTAATTGTCGTCACTATATTATTATATCGGGCAAACAACGGTAAGCCATTTTTTTATCAGGCGAGACCTGGTAGAAATGGGGATATTTTCAGAATAGTGAAGTATAAAACCATGACTGATGAAAAGGATCCAACGGGCAATCTGTTACCGGATTCAGAACGATTAACCAAAATTGGTAGTTTTGTTCGAAAGACTTCAATTGATGAAATACCACAATTGTTTAATGTTCTGAAAGGTGACATGAGTATTGTTGGTCCAAGACCATTACTTCCTCAGTATCTAGAGCTATATAATGCCGAACAACTAAAACGGCATGAAGTTAAACCGGGAATTACAGGATGGGCGCAGGTAAACGGGAGGAATGCAATAAGCTGGCTCAAAAAATTCGAATATGATGTGTGGTACGTAGAGAAGCAATCATTTTTTCTGGATCTTCAAATATTATTAAAAACTATCAAAAAAGTTGTAATTTCTGAAGGAATAAATGCGGATAACATGGCTACCACAGAACCTTTTAACGGTAACAATTAATGATTTTATTTGGGGCAAGCGGACATGCAAAAGTAATTCTTGATATTATCAATTCAGGAACTGGTGATACCGTAGATTATATATTAGATGATAATTCTGAAATATTTGATTTAGCTGGTTTTCAGGTCGATCATGCAGTTGATAGAAACATCCTTCAGACGAACAATACAATTGTTGCTATTGGAGATAACAAGATTCGGAAGAATATTTGTGTAAAATATAATATAAAGCTACATGAGGCATTGATTCACAAAACTGCAACTGTTTCAAAAGCAGCGACTGTGTCAAAAGGATCTGTTGTCATGGCTGGAGCTGTAATAAACCACTCAGCGAAAATAGGCGAAAACAGCATTATTAATTCGAATGCTATCATTGAACACGATGTAAGCATCGCTAAATTTGTACATGTATCGCCAAGTGCAAGTGTGACTGGAGGAGTAAGTATTGGAGAAGGCTCCCACATTGGGGCTGGAGCTTCAATTATTCCAGGAATAAAAATTGGCAAATGGGTTACAATTGGTGCAGGCGCCGTTATATTGAAGGATGTTCCAGATCATGCCGTTGTGGTTGGGAATCCAGGCCGAATAATTAAATACAATAAGAATTAATATGGCAAACGATAAGATCTGGTTATCCTCCCCGCATATGGGTGGTAATGAGTTAAAATATATTCACGATGCATTCGATGAAAACTGGATAGCACCTTTGGGTCCAAACGTTACTGGATTCGAAAGTGATATTAAAAAATATCTTGGTGGAAATGTTGAAGTTGCTGCATTAAGTTCTGGTACGGCTGCCTTGCATCTTGCTCTAATTATGCTTGGTGTTTCGAATGGAGATGAAGTGATATGTCAAAGTATGACCTTTGCAGCTTCTGCCAATCCTATAAAGTACCTGGGTGCCACTCCAATATTTATTGATAGTGAATCTAAAACTTTGAATATCTGTCCTGATCAGCTGGAGATGGCTATAGAAGATAGAATAAAAAGAGGAAAAACGCCGAAAGCTATTATTGCAGTTCACTTATATGGAATGCCATATCATGTAGATCGAATTAATACCATTGCAGATAAATATAACATTCCAGTCATTGAAGATGCGGCAGAAGCACTTGGGAGTACATACCGTGGTAAGAATTGTGGCACCTTCGGCGAATTGGCTATTTTGTCATTTAACGGTAATAAGATCATCACAACGTCTGGTGGTGGCGCCTTGGTTACTAAGACTGAGAAAATGAAACAAAAAGCTGTTTTTCTCGCAACTCAGGCGAGGGATGATGCTCCGCATTACCAGCATAGCGAAATTGGTTACAATTATAGATTGAGTAATATTTCTGCAGGAATTGGTCGTGGACAAATGGAGGTTTTGGATGAAAGAGTAAGTGCAAGACGTGAAATGTTTGAATTTTACGTAAATTTATTCCGGGATGTTGAAGGTGTTAGGTTGTTTTCTGAACCATCTACAGATTATTTCAGTAATCATTGGTTAAGCGTTTTAACTATTGATAGTGAGATTACTGGGTTCACTAGAGAAGACTTAAGAGAATCACTTGCTGCTTTGAATATTGAATGTCGACCACTTTGGAAGCCTATGCACATGCAACCTGTTTTTGAGGATAGTCCGTTTTACGGCACGGGAGTTGCTGAAACCATGTTCGACAATGGACTCTGTTTGCCAAGTGGTAGCAATCTGTCGGATAATGATAGATCCAGAATCAGTAATGCAATTAAAAGTCATTTGAAAAAAGACCAATAGACTATGGGGAGCATAAGAAAAGCCCTTTCCAACATAATATCAGGTCCTGATAATTCTTTAGATATCCGAAATCTCAGATATCTTCCTAGGTGGGCAATTTTGATGATCGATATAGGTCTGGTTACTATCTCAACGATTTTAACCATTTTTATACTTTTAGATCTATCTCCTTTCCAGTATACATTATTAAATTTTTATGAGAAAGCACTTCTGGTGATCACCATGAACGTCGGTTTCTTTTTTGTCTTTAAAACTTATGCCGGAATTATAAGATATTCTTCAAATGTGGATGCTTTGAAATTGCTACTTTCCACTTGTAGTGCTTTCATCGGTTTGGTTGTGATTAATTATGCATCTTACTTTTTAATAGGTCAGAAAATCTTTTTAATTGGTGGACTACTGATCAATTTATGGATATCATTTTCGCTATTATTCCTTTTCAGACTTAGTGTCAAGCAATTCTACGAATATTTTAAAATTCTTCAGAAAAATGAGTCTCTCATTAATGCTGTTATCTTAGGGGTTGATGAAAATGCGATCTCTATAGCAGGTGCGCTTGAAATTGAACATCCCCGTCGATTCCGAATTGTGGGATTTCTAACACAGGATTCACACAAAAGACTTCGAGTACTGGATAAGCCAGTTTTAAAGCATACCAAAAAAATTCATGAAGAACTAAATTCTCTTGGAGCTGAAGCAATCATATTTTCAGAACACACACTTTCTTCTGAAGAAAAATTTAAATTAGTAGAAGAGTGTTTGGAACACGACATTGCAATTTATAATGCTCCATTAGTTTCCACCTGGGGCGGTGAACCGATAGCCAATAAGGTAAAAACGTTGCAGATTGAAGATCTTCTGGATAGAGAACCTATTAATCTAGAAACTCAGAACAAAATTGAGCAATTAACCAACAGAACAATCCTGGTTACTGGTGCAGCAGGTTCTATTGGTAGCGAGATCGTGAGACAGGTTGCTAAATATGATCCAAAACGTTTGATAATATTGGATCAGGCCGAAACACCTCTTCATAATTTACAATTGGAGGTGGAATCCAAGTTTCCTGACCTAAACTTCAAAGTAATTGTTTGCGACGTAGGGAACCAAAAGAGATTGGAACTTATGTTCCAGAATCAAGACATTGATGTGGTTTATCATGCAGCAGCATATAAACATGTACCGTTGATGGAAAGTAATCCCCATGAAGCTGTGTTCGTTAATATCCATGGAACCAAAAATCTCGCGGATCTTGCCGTGAAGTACAATGTAGGACACTTCGTTATGGTTTCAACAGATAAAGCGGTTAATCCGAGTAATGTAATGGGCGCTTCTAAAAGAGCTGCTGAAATGTACGTTCAATCCTTATTTCATAATCAGCTTCAAACTGGTATAGGATCTACAAAATTTATAACCACTCGTTTCGGTAACGTTCTAGGTTCTAATGGTTCGGTTGTACCGCTTTTCAAGAAACAAATAGAGAAAGGCGGCCCTGTAACTATTACTCATCCTGATATCATTCGATATTTCATGACCATTCCTGAAGCTTGCCAGTTAGTTCTGGAAGCGGGAGCCATGGGTAAAGGGGGCGAAATATTTGTTTTCGATATGGGTGAGCCAGTGAAAATTATGGACTTAGCCATCAAAATGATAAAACTTGCAGGTTATCAACCAAACAAGCATATTAAGATTAGAATTACTGGACTAAGACCAGGTGAGAAATTATATGAAGAGCTATTGAATGATGATAGTCAAACGCTTCCAACGCATCATAAAAAAATCATGATTGGGCAGGAGGTTGTAAGAGATTACGAAGGTATCAACGAGAATATTCTCAAGATAATAAAATCTGCTACTAAGTTGAAAAATGATAAAGTAGTTGCTAAACTTAAAGAGTTAATACCGGAATTTAAGAGCAATAATTCATCTTACGAAAAACTGGATAATTTAAATCAAACCAAAAAATCAGGAATTAATTAATGAAGAAATTATTAATCATTGCAGTTATATCTAGCTGTTTATTCAGCTGCGCTACTAAAGACCAGGTAGTCTATTTTAATAATGTCAAATCATTAAATGGTCAGCGCAACTTATTAGAATATGAACCGAAAATTGAAAAAAATGATGTTCTAAGAATAAATGTTTCTTCATCCTCAATTAACCCTGAAATTGTAGCACCCTTTCAAATGAACCAGCAAGGTGGGCAATCTTCAGGAGGCGGAGGTCAAAGTCAATCTCTAACTGGTTATTTAGTTAGTCCTAAAGGAACTATTAATTTCCCGGTACTGGGTACTATTGACGTAGAAGGTTTAACCAGAACTGAGATACAGCAAGATTTAGAAACGAAAATAGCGGATTATGTAATTGATCCTGTTGTTGACGTGAGGATAGTTAATTTCAGTATTACAGTTTTAGGAGAAGTGGGCAATCCAGGAAGGGTTCAAATTAATGACGGTAGAGTTACGATGCCAGAACTTCTCGCGATGAGTGGCGATATTAATTATACTGGGAAACGTCAAAATATAAGAATTATTAGAGAAAGCAATGGTGTGAAATCTGTTGGATTTATTAATATGACAGAAACAGATTTATTTAGTAGCCCATACTACTATCTCAAGCAGAATGACATAGTATATGTAGAGCCTACTTACGCAAGAATGAAGTCTGCTGGTTTCTTTGGTAATCCAGGAGCAATTATAGGCCTTATAAGTTCAATTATTGGTTTAGTGTTTATATTTACAAGATAAATGGAAGAATTCAACGATTTTACTGTAGAAGCAGAGGAGTCAAATTTTGACCTAAAAGCAGAACTATACAAATATTTAGCTCATTGGAAATGGATAATTTTTGGCCTCATAATTGGAGTTGTATTTGCTTATTTATATAATAGGTACACTATTCCTAAATATAATACACAAGCTACAATGATTATTGTAGATGATGAGAAGAAAAATGCTATGAATGCTACGCCATCGGGCGGTGGAGCTATTTTTTCACTTGAAGACGATGGAATACAGAATCACATAGAGAAATTAAAATCAAAGCAACTGGTTGAAAGTGTTGTTGATGAACTGGATCATAATGTAAGTTATTTTATAGAAGGTAATGTAATTACTGTTGAAGCATATCGATCTAGTCCTGTTTTGATCAAATTTATCACAAATGATAGTGTAGTAAATACTATTT from Christiangramia sp. OXR-203 harbors:
- a CDS encoding polysaccharide biosynthesis protein, producing the protein MGSIRKALSNIISGPDNSLDIRNLRYLPRWAILMIDIGLVTISTILTIFILLDLSPFQYTLLNFYEKALLVITMNVGFFFVFKTYAGIIRYSSNVDALKLLLSTCSAFIGLVVINYASYFLIGQKIFLIGGLLINLWISFSLLFLFRLSVKQFYEYFKILQKNESLINAVILGVDENAISIAGALEIEHPRRFRIVGFLTQDSHKRLRVLDKPVLKHTKKIHEELNSLGAEAIIFSEHTLSSEEKFKLVEECLEHDIAIYNAPLVSTWGGEPIANKVKTLQIEDLLDREPINLETQNKIEQLTNRTILVTGAAGSIGSEIVRQVAKYDPKRLIILDQAETPLHNLQLEVESKFPDLNFKVIVCDVGNQKRLELMFQNQDIDVVYHAAAYKHVPLMESNPHEAVFVNIHGTKNLADLAVKYNVGHFVMVSTDKAVNPSNVMGASKRAAEMYVQSLFHNQLQTGIGSTKFITTRFGNVLGSNGSVVPLFKKQIEKGGPVTITHPDIIRYFMTIPEACQLVLEAGAMGKGGEIFVFDMGEPVKIMDLAIKMIKLAGYQPNKHIKIRITGLRPGEKLYEELLNDDSQTLPTHHKKIMIGQEVVRDYEGINENILKIIKSATKLKNDKVVAKLKELIPEFKSNNSSYEKLDNLNQTKKSGIN
- a CDS encoding polysaccharide biosynthesis/export family protein; translated protein: MKKLLIIAVISSCLFSCATKDQVVYFNNVKSLNGQRNLLEYEPKIEKNDVLRINVSSSSINPEIVAPFQMNQQGGQSSGGGGQSQSLTGYLVSPKGTINFPVLGTIDVEGLTRTEIQQDLETKIADYVIDPVVDVRIVNFSITVLGEVGNPGRVQINDGRVTMPELLAMSGDINYTGKRQNIRIIRESNGVKSVGFINMTETDLFSSPYYYLKQNDIVYVEPTYARMKSAGFFGNPGAIIGLISSIIGLVFIFTR